Proteins from a genomic interval of Rosa chinensis cultivar Old Blush chromosome 2, RchiOBHm-V2, whole genome shotgun sequence:
- the LOC112187515 gene encoding chaperone protein dnaJ C76, chloroplastic isoform X2: MSVVAAVSISQFSVPKGFQVQHQFTTSKPILRQGCSGIRCCNKESGERANTIGKNYYELLGVAVDSNPQIIKQAYRNLQKKYHPDIAGQEGHEYTLKLNEAYKVLIRENLRKEYDASIGQRRVSTVRGNSSTFDGSSWNGVLRPQALFVDENACIGCRQCVHQASATYMFDESLGCARVKLQYGDDDLKIEVSVDSCPVNCIHWVEREELPVLEFLIQPRPTEGHGIFGGGWERPANVFMAAKSFNKQLKEEAENGNHHRNMV; the protein is encoded by the exons ATGTCTGTTGTAGCAGCAGTCTCAATTTCCCAATTTTCAGTACCAAAAGGTTTCCAAGTTCAACACCAGTTCACCACAAGCAAGCCTATCTTGAG GCAGGGATGCAGTGGAATAAGATGTTGTAACAAAGAGTCAGGGGAAAGAGCAAATACAATAGGGAAGAATTACTATGAATTACTTGGAGTTGCTGTTGATTCAAACCCCCAGATAATCAAACAAGCTTATAGGAATTTGCAAAAGAAATATCACCCAGATATTGCAGGCCAAGAG GGTCATGAGTATACCCTAAAGCTGAATGAAGCCTATAAGGTTCTGATTAGGGAGAATCTGAGGAAGGAATATGATGCTTCTATTGGTCAAAGGAGAGTAAGTACTGTCAGAGGAAACAGCTCAACCTTTGATGGCAGCTCATGGAATGGAGTTTTGAGACCCCAAGCACTCTTTGTTGATGAAAATGCTTGCATAG GTTGCAGACAATGTGTGCACCAAGCAAGTGCTACCTACATGTTTGATGAGTCTCTCGGATGTGCAAGGGTTAAACTTCAATACGGTGACGATGATCTAAAGATTGAG GTATCAGTTGACTCATGCCCTGTGAACTGCATTCATTGGGTGGAAAGAGAAGAACTGCCGGTGCTCGAGTTCCTCATCCAGCCTCGGCCAACAGAAGGACATGGAATATTTGGAGGAGGTTGGGAAAGACCAGCAAATGTGTTCATGGCTGCTAAGTCATTCAATAAGCAACTGAAAGAGGAGGCTGAAAATGGAAACCATCACCGAAATA TGGTTTGA
- the LOC112189000 gene encoding F-box/LRR-repeat protein 4: MDKLLCDELVQEIFLRLPPPSSSSVSLVSKRWLHLLRTSRTSLTLRLTGDDSTVASLSSLLSHYPFLSCLSILLSDPRAKTTLADQLLLLVCTFCAQLLSLRFLAGPVSVSSLNSLSTACTQLTSLCISLSRPLFLTWVISFPKLKELSIMVCSGEIGVERGSDYGVFAGEDTDAELGVESLCLSGIGAGDGGLGWLWRSCRKLKKLQLKSCEGVGDGGSFSSFIMCLQGVQEVELRTCRSILDGVLLKMAENCDSLTSLLVYDGGSREGLLRFFSQCRCNLQKLDFRLPLDLKNDHLLAVATNYRSLSSIRLQSCCLVSGEGLKALGAAVSSRLEELALINCDVVEREPGLLSTLGQNLRKLRKLDLSYNELLLDKEFMSMLVSCNYLVDLRVRGCKRLTNASIISMFKSCKCLESVDIMHCGGIQAEAVESFVLNSPQLRRVQVEQSKISDVAKTWASHKFIEAVA; this comes from the coding sequence ATGGACAAGTTGCTTTGTGATGAACTTGTACAAGAAATCTTCTTGAGACTGCCACcaccttcttcctcctctgtttctCTCGTCTCCAAGCGCTGGCTTCACCTCCTCCGCACCTCCAGAACCTCTCTCACTCTCCGCCTCACCGGAGACGATTCCACAGTcgcttctctctcctccctcctcTCTCACTACCCTTTCCTCTCTTGCCTCTCTATTCTGTTATCTGATCCCAGAGCCAAGACCACTCTGGCTGATCAGCTCCTCCTGTTGGTCTGTACCTTCTGTGCTCAGCTACTCAGCCTCAGGTTCTTGGCTGGTCCCGTTTCTGTGTCCTCCCTCAATTCTCTCTCTACAGCATGTACCCAACTCACCTCTCTGTGTATCAGTCTCTCCAGGCCTCTCTTCCTCACGTGGGTCATCAGTTTTCCGAAGTTGAAAGAATTGTCAATCATGGTCTGCTCTGGGGAAATTGGGGTTGAACGAGGAAGTGATTATGGTGTTTTTGCAGGTGAGGATACTGATGCAGAATTGGGTGTAGAGAGTCTGTGTTTATCTGGGATTGGAGCTGGTGATGGGGGATTGGGCTGGCTTTGGAGGAGCTGTAGAAAGCTGAAGAAATTGCAGCTCAAGAGCTGTGAGGGAGTTGGGGATGGGGGCTCTTTTTCGTCATTTATTATGTGCTTGCAGGGTGTTCAAGAAGTGGAGCTCAGGACTTGTAGGAGCATACTCGATGGGGTTCTGTTGAAAATGGCCGAAAATTGTGATTCTCTGACTTCTCTTTTGGTTTATGATGGTGGTAGCAGGGAGGGTCTGCTCAGGTTCTTTAGCCAATGCCGTTGCAATTTGCAAAAACTCGATTTTCGATTGCCTCTTGACCTTAAGAATGATCATCTATTGGCTGTTGCTACCAACTACAGAAGCCTTTCAAGTATTAGGCTTCAGAGTTGCTGTCTTGTCAGTGGTGAAGGCCTAAAGGCACTCGGGGCTGCTGTGAGTTCTCGCCTCGAAGAATTGGCACTAATAAACTGTGATGTGGTTGAAAGGGAACCAGGGTTGCTGTCCACGTTAGGACAGAATTTGAGGAAACTGAGGAAATTGGATTTGTCGTACAATGAATTGTTGCTTGACAAGGAATTCATGTCGATGCTAGTTTCGTGTAACTATTTGGTTGATTTGAGGGTGAGAGGGTGCAAAAGGCTTACTAATGCATCCATTATTTCTATGTTCAAGAGCTGTAAATGTTTGGAGAGTGTTGATATTATGCACTGTGGTGGGATTCAGGCTGAAGCAGTCGAGTCTTTCGTTCTGAACTCTCCTCAGCTGAGACGGGTACAGGTGGAACAAAGCAAGATATCAGATGTTGCAAAGACATGGGCCTCGCATAAGTTCATTGAAGCTGTTGCTTGA
- the LOC112187514 gene encoding high affinity nitrate transporter 2.7 — protein MEDEHAPEQVPLKQAVPAHLFALPVDEDGKATEFRPFSMASPHMRAFHLAWFSLFSCFFSTFSIPPLLAVIRDDLHLTETDTSRAAIAAFIGSIFSRIAMGPICDHLGPRVASATLSLLTSPIILGTALVSSPNAFITIRFLVGFSLANFVANQFWMSRMFSGCVVGLANGVSAGWANTGAGATQLVMPLIYSFIMSAFNLPSSAAWRLSYIVPAVLQASTAVLVLTYGQDLPSGSYKRTSKKGSKDSFFEVFFHGIKNYRGWILALTYGFSFGVELTTDNIIAQYFYDRFGVNIQMAGTIASCFGLANFFSRPSGGLFSDMLGRRFGMRGRLWGLWATQTVAGLLCLLLGRVNSLWSSILVMCVFSVFVQAAAGLTFGVVPFVSKRSLGVISGITGGGGTMGAVITQLLLFSGSKYSKQTGISLMGIMMIVCTLPLSLMYFPQWGGMLCGPAHHPDLDPEADLYRLLK, from the exons ATGGAAGATGAACACGCCCCTGAACAAGTTCCACTAAAACAAGCTGTCCCTGCTCATCTCTTTGCTTTACCAGTTGATGAAGATGGAAAAGCCACAGAATTCAGACCATTCTCAATGGCATCACCACACATGCGAGCCTTCCACCTCGCATGGTTCTCTTTATTCTCTTGCTTCTTCTCCACCTTCTCCATCCCTCCACTCCTCGCCGTCATCCGCGACGACCTCCACCTCACCGAAACCGACACCTCACGCGCCGCCATCGCAGCCTTCATCGGCTCCATCTTCTCCCGCATTGCCATGGGCCCCATCTGCGACCACCTAGGCCCACGGGTCGCCTCTGCCACCCTCTCCCTCCTCACCTCCCCCATCATCCTCGGCACCGCCCTCGTCTCCTCCCCAAACGCCTTCATCACCATCCGCTTCCTCGTCGGCTTCTCCCTCGCCAACTTCGTCGCCAACCAGTTCTGGATGAGCCGCATGTTCTCAGGCTGCGTCGTCGGCCTCGCCAACGGGGTCTCCGCCGGCTGGGCCAACACGGGCGCCGGCGCCACCCAGCTTGTCATGCCACTCATCTACTCCTTTATCATGTCAGCATTCAACTTGCCATCCTCCGCTGCCTGGCGACTGTCATATATAGTCCCCGCCGTGCTCCAAGCCAGCACAGCTGTACTGGTCCTGACCTACGGCCAGGACCTACCTTCTGGAAGCTACAAACGTACCTCCAAGAAGGGCTCGAAAGACAGCTTTTTTGAGGTCTTCTTCCACGGGATAAAAAACTACAGAGGTTGGATCTTGGCTTTGACCTACGGGTTTTCCTTCGGTGTGGAGCTGACCACTGACAACATCATTGCTCAGTACTTCTACGACAGGTTCGGCGTGAACATTCAGATGGCCGGAACCATAGCTTCCTGCTTCGGATTGGCGAACTTCTTTTCCAGGCCGAGCGGGGGTTTGTTTTCCGATATGTTGGGGAGGAGGTTCGGGATGAGAGGGAGGCTGTGGGGTTTGTGGGCGACGCAAACTGTGGCGGGTTTGCTGTGCTTGTTACTCGGCCGAGTTAACTCTCTCTGGAGCTCCATACTTGTCATGTGTGTGTTCTCAGTTTTTGTTCAGGCCGCCGCGGGACTCACGTTTGGGGTGGTTCCATTTGTTTCCAAAAG GTCACTAGGAGTGATTTCAGGGATAACAGGCGGTGGAGGGACTATGGGGGCGGTGATAACCCAGCTCCTATTGTTTTCAGGCTCTAAATACTCGAAGCAAACAGGCATTTCTCTTATGGGAATCATGATGATCGTTTGTACTCTCCCACTGTCACTCATGTACTTCCCTCAATGGGGTGGAATGCTCTGTGGCCCTGCCCATCATCCTGATCTCGATCCAGAAGCAGATCTTTATCGCTTGCTCAAATAG
- the LOC112187515 gene encoding chaperone protein dnaJ C76, chloroplastic isoform X1 gives MSVVAAVSISQFSVPKGFQVQHQFTTSKPILRQGCSGIRCCNKESGERANTIGKNYYELLGVAVDSNPQIIKQAYRNLQKKYHPDIAGQEGHEYTLKLNEAYKVLIRENLRKEYDASIGQRRVSTVRGNSSTFDGSSWNGVLRPQALFVDENACIGCRQCVHQASATYMFDESLGCARVKLQYGDDDLKIEVSVDSCPVNCIHWVEREELPVLEFLIQPRPTEGHGIFGGGWERPANVFMAAKSFNKQLKEEAENGNHHRNTSESVEEETPAQAKARAEASMKIKMEAFSKFWHWQK, from the exons ATGTCTGTTGTAGCAGCAGTCTCAATTTCCCAATTTTCAGTACCAAAAGGTTTCCAAGTTCAACACCAGTTCACCACAAGCAAGCCTATCTTGAG GCAGGGATGCAGTGGAATAAGATGTTGTAACAAAGAGTCAGGGGAAAGAGCAAATACAATAGGGAAGAATTACTATGAATTACTTGGAGTTGCTGTTGATTCAAACCCCCAGATAATCAAACAAGCTTATAGGAATTTGCAAAAGAAATATCACCCAGATATTGCAGGCCAAGAG GGTCATGAGTATACCCTAAAGCTGAATGAAGCCTATAAGGTTCTGATTAGGGAGAATCTGAGGAAGGAATATGATGCTTCTATTGGTCAAAGGAGAGTAAGTACTGTCAGAGGAAACAGCTCAACCTTTGATGGCAGCTCATGGAATGGAGTTTTGAGACCCCAAGCACTCTTTGTTGATGAAAATGCTTGCATAG GTTGCAGACAATGTGTGCACCAAGCAAGTGCTACCTACATGTTTGATGAGTCTCTCGGATGTGCAAGGGTTAAACTTCAATACGGTGACGATGATCTAAAGATTGAG GTATCAGTTGACTCATGCCCTGTGAACTGCATTCATTGGGTGGAAAGAGAAGAACTGCCGGTGCTCGAGTTCCTCATCCAGCCTCGGCCAACAGAAGGACATGGAATATTTGGAGGAGGTTGGGAAAGACCAGCAAATGTGTTCATGGCTGCTAAGTCATTCAATAAGCAACTGAAAGAGGAGGCTGAAAATGGAAACCATCACCGAAATA CAAGTGAGAGTGTGGAAGAAGAAACCCCTGCTCAAGCAAAGGCGCGGGCCGAAGCAAGTATGAAGATCAAGATGGAAGCATTCTCAAAATTCTGGCACTGGCAAAAGTAA
- the LOC112190984 gene encoding 60S ribosomal protein L27a-3, with translation MTTRFKKNRKKRGHVSAGHGRIGKHRKHPGGRGNAGGMHHHRILFDKYHPGYFGKVGMRYFHKLRNKFHCPIVNLEKLWSMVPQEVKDKATKGEAPMLDVTQFGYFKVLGKGKLPGSQPLVVKTKLISKVAEKKIKEAGGAVVLTA, from the coding sequence atGACGACGAGGTTCAAGAAGAACCGGAAGAAGAGAGGCCACGTCAGCGCCGGGCACGGCCGTATCGGCAAGCACCGCAAGCATCCCGGCGGGCGGGGAAACGCCGGAGGCATGCACCACCACCGGATCCTGTTCGACAAGTACCACCCGGGGTATTTCGGTAAAGTCGGGATGCGCTACTTCCACAAGCTCCGCAACAAGTTCCATTGCCCCATCGTCAACCTCGAGAAGCTCTGGTCCATGGTGCCCCAGGAGGTCAAGGACAAGGCGACCAAGGGCGAGGCTCCGATGCTCGACGTCACTCAGTTCGGCTACTTCAAGGTCTTGGGCAAGGGGAAGCTTCCCGGATCTCAGCCGTTGGTTGTGAAGACCAAGCTGATCTCCAAGGTCGCCGAGAAGAAGATCAAGGAGGCTGGTGGCGCCGTCGTGCTCACCGCCTAG
- the LOC112188644 gene encoding glycosylphosphatidylinositol anchor attachment 1 protein, translating into MAGAETDTDTSKAKPRPIVRLGIFLISHSFFFSVVFSAAGVLALLLLPVLAKNTYISENSLMPGSVAPMLSDQEVAEANRLIDDLTALNSKPLGSVIGSRRLVAQYMSNSGAEVSFHKFHPQINQFHPLHFFSSPDSRRIEQNVSCALHGVNTVGIIRAPRGDGKEAIVLVTPFNSAKVNKNEALSLGIAYSVFSLLTRVPWLAKDVIWLVADSQFGEYAAVSAWLRDYHTPLFSGLGTIDAEMCPESNNLHGMEENHFTERMTYDGFKRAGTMAAALVVKVGDRAHQYEDSLSIYAEASNGQMPNLDLINTVNYLAVHRQGLRVKVEKLRSFLDMGWLETLGEMFELLGHYARSINPQLKFGIPAAEYIEGSATLASSLYYQALGVPTGPHGAFRDYQVDAITVEILPKVYTLGNRRQNDFLLRSGRLIEGVVQSVNNLLEKFHQSFFLYLLTSPSKFVSVGVYMIAFVLLVAPLPMVAASLFVNASNSDDSLNTEKPAPSATAADSAPLVTAYESSPLLSAANSSSLATTAGCITLSSWKWLYAAKKSFVVYLWGSVVSLLPYFICQIPNCTPTTSFIIWVLLSILSLVVMYMILASPFSDANNSRSQKEWAILKSVTMSAAFIGLCLMSIINFATAEIGGLLIVPMCLMAYPLKLDVKTRSLRTISRAACNLVLGIVGFPPVTFIVLKGAFEGYSSISVGDFWSWVESLWVWNSATYLYIGVVHLPSWVLCIHILFHHC; encoded by the exons ATGGCCGGCGCCGAGACCGACACCGACACCTCCAAGGCCAAACCACGACCCATCGTACGCCTCGGGATCTTCCTCATCTCTCATAGCTTCTTCTTCAG TGTCGTCTTCTCCGCCGCCGGCGTTTTGGCTCTTCTGCTGCTTCCGGTTCTCGCCAAGAACACTTACATCTCCGAGAATTCGCTTATGCCAG GCTCTGTGGCTCCCATGCTTTCCGATCAGGAGGTTGCGGAGGCCAATAGATTGATAGACGATTTGACTGCTTTGAATTCCAAGCCTCTTGGTTCAGTAAT AGGAAGTCGAAGACTGGTAGCACAGTATATGTCAAATTCGGGCGCTGAAGTTAGTTTTCACAAGTTCCACCCTCAGATAAATCAGTTTCACCCGCTGCACTTCTTTTCTAGCCCTGATTCGAGAAGAATCGAACAGAATGTCAGTTGTGCATTGCACGGTGTTAACACTGTTGGAATTATAAGAGCACCACGTGGTGATGGGAAGGAAGCTATTGTTTTGGTGACTCCTTTCAATTCAGCGAAAGTTAACAAGAATGAGGCCTTATCTTTGGGAATTGCATACTCAGTATTTTCCTTGCTTACCAGAGTTCCCTGGCTGGCCAAGGATGTGATATGGCTCGTTGCAGATTCCCAATTTGGTGAGTATGCCGCAGTTTCTGCTTGGCTAAGAGATTATCACACTCCTTTATTCAGCGGACTGGGCACAATAGATGCAGAAATGTGTCCTGAAAGCAATAATCTGCATGGAATGGAAGAGAACCATTTTACAGAAAGGATGACTTATGATGGATTTAAACGGGCTGGGACCATGGCTGCAGCCCTTGTTGTGAAGGTTGGTGATCGGGCTCATCAATATGAGGACAGTCTGAGTATCTATGCTGAGGCATCCAATGGGCAGATGCCAAATCTTGACCTCATCAATACTGTGAATTATTTAGCAGTACATAGGCAAGGTTTGCGGGTAAAGGTGGAGAAATTGAGGTCTTTCCTTGATATGGGATGGCTTGAGACTTTGGGTGAAATGTTTGAATTACTAGGCCATTATGCTAGAAGCATAAATCCCCAATTGAAATTTGGTATCCCAGCTGCAGAGTATATTGAGGGTAGTGCCACACTTGCAAGTTCATTGTACTACCAG GCTTTGGGTGTACCCACTGGTCCCCATGGTGCTTTTCGTGATTACCAAGTTGATGCAATTACTGTGGAAATTTTGCCTAAAGTTTATACTTTGGGTAACAGAAGACAAAATGACTTCCTTCTGCGAAGTGGCCG ATTAATTGAAGGAGTTGTGCAATCTGTAAACAACCTTCTAGAAAAGTTTCACCAGTCATTTTTTCTATACCTATTAACATCTCCCAGTAAATTTGTGTCGGTGGGAGTCTACATGATTGCTTTTGTACTACTAGTTGCACCGCTCCCCATGGTGGCTGCCTCTCTCTTTGTAAATGCCAGTAACTCTGATGATAGTCTGAATACAGAGAAACCTGCTCCTTCAGCCACTGCTGCTGACTCTGCTCCTTTGGTCACTGCTTATGAGTCTTCTCCTTTACTCAGTGCTGCTAATTCTAGTTCTTTGGCCACTACTGCTGGTTGCATCACTCTCAGCTCATGGAAATGGCTTTATGCAGCAAAGAAATCTTTTGTTGTCTACTTGTGGGGCTCTGTTGTTTCGTTACTCCCGTATTTCATCTGTCAAATACCCAATTGCACTCCAACAACCAGCTTTATAATCTGGGTTTTGCTTTCAATACTCAGCCTTGTGGTCATGTATATGATTTTGGCTTCTCCATTTTCTGATGCTAATAACTCTCGATCACAAAAAGAGTGGGCCATCCTAAAATCAGTGACTATGTCAGCTGCATTCATTGGTTTGTGTCTCATGTCAATCATCAACTTCGCTACAGCAGAAATTGGGGGCTTACTGATTGTCCCCATGTGTTTGATGGCTTATCCTTTGAAGCTTGATGTTAAAACTAGGAGCTTGAGAACAATTTCAAGAGCAGCTTGTAATCTCGTTCTGGGGATTGTAGGATTTCCACCAGTTACTTTTATAGTTCTGAAAGGAGCATTCGAGGGTTACAGCAGCATTAGTGTCGGTGACTTCTGGTCTTGGGTGGAGTCTCTGTGGGTTTGGAATAGTGCCACTTACCTATATATTGGTGTGGTACACCTGCCATCCTGGGTTTTGTGTATTCATATATTGTTTCACCACTGTTAA